Part of the Candidatus Bathyarchaeota archaeon genome, CACGCTAAATTTTTATAGAATCGAAATTAAGAACGTTTGAAAGGGGATTTTAATGGATTGGGGTTTATCAAATAGATTATCTAGAATAATTAAATCTGATGGCCGTACAGTTATGCTGGCCGTTGACCACGGGTATTTTCAAGGCCCAACCTTTAGACTTGAGAATCCTAAAAAAACAATAGAACCTCTTCTTCCTTACGCTGATGCATTCATGCTTACACGAGGTGTTCTTCGTTCATCTATCTCTCCTAAATTTGACACACCAGTAATTCTCAGGGTTTCAGGAGGTAATAGCATTGTAGGGACACTTGAAAATGAGGAGATCATAACATCTATGAAGGAAGCCTTGCGACTTAATGTTTCTGCTGTGGCGTTCTCTATTTATGTAGGCACAGAATATGAGCATCAGACCTTAACTTGCCTTGCCAAGCTTATTGACAAGGCCCAGGATTACGGGATGCCAGTGATAACAGTAACAGCGGTTGGTAAGGAATTGGAGAAAAGGGAAGCACGCTACTTGGCATTATGTTGCAGGATCGCGGCTGAA contains:
- the lsrF gene encoding 3-hydroxy-5-phosphonooxypentane-2,4-dione thiolase, yielding MDWGLSNRLSRIIKSDGRTVMLAVDHGYFQGPTFRLENPKKTIEPLLPYADAFMLTRGVLRSSISPKFDTPVILRVSGGNSIVGTLENEEIITSMKEALRLNVSAVAFSIYVGTEYEHQTLTCLAKLIDKAQDYGMPVITVTAVGKELEKREARYLALCCRIAAELGTSIVKTYYCDDFEKVTKGCPVPIVIAGGPKLETDFDVFKLVYEALEKGAVGVDMGRNIWQHDYPIAMIKAIRAIVHENATAKEANELFNKLKKEKK